GATATAAAACGTGTCGAAGAGCAATAGACTCTTTTTTTTTATAGAGCTTATCATTGTCATTGATTGACCAGCATGACTTATGGATTGCATTTTATACTGTTCTATTTGAATAGCTATATTCTGGAAAGGCGGAGGAAATAGACTTTCTTGCTCCTGCATCATTCTTGCTAAGGGCATCTAAGGAACTAATCAAAGGTTACGAAAGAGAAGGCTTGAAAAGGAGCTTACTTTTCCCGCTAATGCTACTTCCGCTATCTCGTAAGGAGGATACGACTCATAAACCTCCCTTGGTATTTGGGTAGGGAGAAAGATAATTAATTAGACTGAGTGAGGAATGTATACAACTACTGCTCAAAAGGCAATAAGAAGCACGCACTCCTACTAGACATGGAAGGAGTAAACCTAAAATATGCTTTCTTCCCTTATGTTGAATCGACTTCCTTGTCTCTTTCTAGAAAGTCAGCAGCTGGCCCAAGGTGACCTACTGGGAAATGAAAAAACAATTGGTTCAATCGAGTACTTATAAGCCGAACGGAGTTCTCTCTCATATTGTTATGTTTACCTGGAATGCCATAAGCCTGCTCTCAAGGAACAACTCGAATCACTGCTGACGCGGGACTTGCTTTCGCACGGGGAGTTGGATAAATTACCCTCTTGTGGGTATGGCGatagatagcaatagcaacggattgattatgattatgattaagTAGACTGACTGTTGGATGAGCTCCAAAAGGTGGTGAGCCTGATGAGTCAACCAAAGGGAGTGGGCCCTTTAAACCCCTAGGGCGTAAGCATTTCTGCTATCCAAAATAAGAGGTCAAGTCAATCTTGAATGCGGTTAGTACCTATTAGTATTAGATACATAATCCTATTTGCTTTGAGCGCCCCTATCCTATATTCTCTCTATCTATAGATGGAGAAAGACATGCTCGATATGAATTGGGACaaagaagaaagtaaaaagcaGGAGGTAGGTCCGTGGTttcaagttgagtagtgagtggttCCTTGAGGGGAGTCGGCAGAAACCTTTACTCATTTGATTTCCTCCCAAAAGAAGGAGGGGTTTTCCTGTGGTAGGCGCCAAGAAAGATACCATGAAATTAGGCACCAGGTACCATCCATCATACTTAGAGTTGGTATTTATTGTTTGATTCGAATCCCTGCTTACCAAACAGTTGTCATAACAGATTTGAATGACGATATCCAATTATGAAATGGCTAGAGGAGGCACAGAGATAAGACAGAACTGATGGTAAGGTAAATCAAAGGTTTTCATTTACCTTATCATCGTCGTAACTTTCTTATCTATTTGTGTATGCTATTAGAAAGGGAAATTCGATACAACCAACGCGCAAAACCTTCCGTCTTTCCTATGAAAACAACTTCCGCCTGGATATAATAGTTAGCCAACATGAATTCCTGCTTATTGTCCTTCCTACCCATAAGTGAGAGCAAGGCCGAAGTAGAGCATAGAGCTTAGAAGTAGGATCTGGTAATTGGTTCTGCTCAGCAGATGCAAAAAAAGAGGTGTTTTTGGGGTGAGTCCCTGCCAAGCGGCTTTTGATGACGGCGTCGTCAACGTACACTTCTGCATTACGACCCAACTGAGACCTGAGGATGAGGCTCATTAGGCGCTTAAATGTGGCACCGGCATTTATCAAACCGAAGGGCATCCGCTTGTAGCAGAAGGAAGGGGCGATCAAACTCGTTTTTTCTTTGTCTTCCTCAGCCATATAGACTTGCTGATACccagagtaggcgtcgaggaagctCAACATCTCGCACCCTGCGGTGGAGTCGACCAGTTTAGTCCTTGTACTTCGGTGGAACCAAATTCCTGTATATGGATTGCAAACCTTTTCTGCTTTGGGTCTTAAGTGAATGAAAGGGTGGGTTAAAAAACCATGGCCAGCCCCCCTCAAGAAATCTCGCCCGTAGGTTACTGATGGGATGCTAGCTGCCGGTATACAGGAAAAATGTGGTGCAGAGCACGAACAAGATGTGCTAACACATATCCCTTATATTTATTGGTTCTACAGAAGATGTATGATAAAGAGCTGGCATTAAGTCATGCAACGCGCTCAGGCTTTATAAGAGGAAAGACTCTCGCCAGTATAGATTGAATGTACGGCGCTTGCTTACAAGACTGCTACTGAAAAAGGCTACCTCTTCAAACTGCTGAATGCCCTATTCCATCTATCTTTCCCTGAAAAAGCGTATACTTTTGTTCTATAAGCAAATAAAGCATACTTCTTTTGCGGATCAAGCAGTCTTCTACCTTGGTGGGTAGCGGAGAATCAAATCAATATCGGAGTATTGCTCTAGCTGCTGCTGAATTAACCTGGATTCAATCGTGACTCTCTGAACTAGGCTGTACTTCGTCTTCCCCTCTGGACCTCGGAAATGGAAAAAAGTTACCAGTGCGTAATTGAAGATTCGGTGAAAACTAGTCGACCTTTCATCACAAATTGAAGCAGAGGCTATTAGTTGAAAATCCATTTGCAGATCCTGTTGTTGAGGTAGAACCAGCTTCACCAATAGCATAGACTCTATCAGTCGAAGAGATCAGCAGGTATGAGGATAACAGAGACAGAGATAAAGGCTTCGTCAGCAAAGACGAGAGCGGGGCCCTTTTGAAAATCAGAAATAAAAGGGGCGATCAACGAATTGACCAGGTGTAAGCAGAGGGAACTGGAGCAGAGCAATATGTAGCATACTTTTCCGTTCGAGGCCCGTATCTAGACCCTTGTGATCGATAGCCGGACCCATGCTGACATCACCGAAATCCTGCCCCTCCCGCGGAACTAGTACCACCAATAGATAGGCCCGTCCCTTCTTGGGCAACCCTGAAAGTATCTTCTTGTACGGACTGAAACAAGACAAACTACTCGCGGGACCCACTTAAGATCTCTTTCTTTAGTTTTCTGCTTTATTCCTTTCTTAGAAAAAAGTCGCTTCCCTTATTAGTAGCGCTAGTATATTTTCATAATGATGACTTTTTTTCAGAGCTTCCTAGATTTTTAGAAGCTGAGGCATTGCCGGCTGGGGGGAAATTTGATCGAAACTAATAACAACTAGTCACGATTAGGGACAAAGCTCAGCTAATATACGTAATGTGTTCAAGGCGCATTTGCTCCAACAACTAGACTACAGAAAATAAGGGCGGAAGGATTTACTTAAACGTTGTTGCATGAGCGGCTTCTAAATGAGTGGTTGATGATTCACTTTCTGATTATTACCCGCTAGCTATTGAAGCGGCAGTGTGACGTCGGCCCACTGCGGAATGGGTGCCACCTAACTATGATTCGGTGAAGGTTCCACCTTCCTTCCACAGATATAGTGATAGTAGTTCCACTCGATGTGGATCGCGCCCATGCTTGCTCAGCTCCAGGATCAGGCTCCTAAACCTATTTTCAATAAATAAGCCATCTGGTCTATGTTGTTGGAGTTCCGCATGACGCCTTAATCCCACCTCTGTGTCTAAGGAATagccttttcttcttttctttattGTTCGTGGGAACATGTAAGATTAGCAATGGAAATTGAGCTACGGCCGTCCCTTCCTCAAGCAAACAACGCGAGACTTAGTTAACGAAacaggaactccatcccttgacaCTAATTTCTGATACAGAAGTGGAATCGAAAAAATTCGGGAAAAATGCACATTCAATATTGAGAAAATGTTGCGTAACTGCCCTTGCCTCAAGGTCTTGAGAAACCAGAAACTAGTGTTCGATGGCCCAACAAATCCTATTGGTTTTCGCAGGGGATGTCATTTTTACAAGCTTTCGCATGCTGAGCGTGACTATGGATCTTATATAGTTATGGAATAACCTTCTTATCCGCGAGTTCTTCGGCCAAAGACTCCTGATATCGCTTGTTGGGCCCTTGATTCCGAAGTACCAGTACCGAAGGCAGACTTGAATGCATTAGGTTGGGAAGCGGCCTAGAAGGTGCTTAAAGATAGGTGACAGTTGTGAAAGTTTAGTCGACTTGTCGGCAGCAACTGACCTTTCTTTCATCAAAAGTAGGAATGAAAGCTGGCATGCAGATAAGGAAATCtcttttcttctcttctactcGGCTACGGACCTTCTAAAAGGAGAAGCAATAAATACAAAAGTGCTAGGTTTGGATTTGAGTGAGATCCCGGATCGGTAGCTTCAGATATCCCCTCAGACTGGAATGAGAATTTCGATAGATTTCTTTGCTTTAAAGCATAGTTGCAGGTAGGTTATGCTCCTTTGCTTCATCCCTATAGTCTAAGGATTGCCAATCAAACAGTAGCAGTAGACTAGCCATATTCATCTTCTACAGTCTCCTGTTTCCCCCTATTTAAAATGGTCAGCCTGCGCAGCAGAAAAAAAGGCGCTCTAATCGTACTCGAGCCCTTAATCCCCCAATAGGGCTTACTTACCCGAGTCAATTCTTTCCTTCCTGTGCGAAAGCAAGGCCTCTTTCTCGACTTTACTTGAATGCCATTTACTGAGctatcttcttttttcttcttctggcGAAAGCACATTTTATTATTTTACGGAAGCAAGACGAAAGGTCATTTCGCCAATCTGGGGAATAACAGTTAAAGCAATCGATCGGAGAAGCCCCCCTAGTATTGAGAATGCAAAAGTGGATTCATTCCCCAGGCGTGTGTGTGTGCTTTCCACGGGCCTGATCTCGATTTCTTCTTAAGCTGTTATGTCCTCCGAAGTGAAGTGGATTGGTCGGAAGCTAGACTCCAACAGCATCGATACTCAAATAACCGGCTCTGATACATGGCTTAGAACCTTCAATCTTTAGCCATTATTCCCAGTTCAGGTGGTTAGGTACCAAAAGTTATAAATAGGCCCAATTTCTCCTTTTATACTAGATTTCCTTAACAAGGGCATCCAATTCTTGAAACAAATCACGCTCCCTTCTCTTTCCACTTTCACTTTCATGCCCAGTTCTTTTTCGACTTGGCAATCGTAGCAATTTATGTAAAGCCTCCTGATCCGGATAAACATGCTCGATACATTCTAGTGAACTACGAAGAGAAGCTAGAACGGTGGAAGCCTGAATCCAGTGAGTGCCCATTCTTAATAAACTTGGGAATAGTAGCTCCTATGGTTTCTAGAGCGAGTGAATGAAACGCTATCTTCTTATGAGCGGAGATAGAGAGCTATGTCACAATCAATAAGTGAGATGCTGTGGGCGAGGAATCTTCTGTCACAATAGAGGTCTTCTTTTCGAATTTAAGTGGGACTAGCTTCTTCCTCAATTGATATTACTGACAATCTAGCAATTCCATCCTTTAGAAGAAGATAAGTAAACCATTTCATTGAATTGCATGATTGAGTGATGGATGCGGACAATCACAAGCCTACTTTGTTTATAGAAAAGAGCGTATAACCCCCGATCCCTACCTGTTGTAGAGAATCTATCGTCTAAACTCTTCTGTGCCATTTGCCGCCTAATACACTATTTCAGTATAATGTTGTTTGCTGGTGCATATCTCTTGATTGACTATTTATTGGTTATTAAGCATTAGTGAGCTGACCTATGTACAAGTTCTGAGTCAACCCCCAGATCTGTATCTCCTTGCCTTGTAATCTCTCATTCATCTATTTATGTGCATGCTTTAGCGAAGTCTCCAGCCCCATAAATATTAGTTAATGCGTGATGCGTAAATCAATAACTAAAACTAAAGTGCCGATCATCCCATGCTACCACAGGATTTTTCAACAACATGACATATTGAGAAAAATCTATGTTAGAGCCGCCATTTCTTTACGGTTACATTAGTGTGGATTGTTCTTCTGATTCTTATAGGCCTGGCACCCTAGCTTCGATAGATTTATTTGATTTTGCAAGCTATGGCACATTAATGTGATATGGGTCGTATCCCGCACCTCCCTTGATTCCGTGTGAAATCCATCCTAAAAAGCACGAGTTGGATCGGCGTAAAGAACAAGACGAACGTGGTATTATCTCTATTAGGACGGTTATGAGGCTctgctcttttttttctttattcaaTATCTATTCTTTGTTTCTTATATTCCGCTAATTGTTATCTTTAATGTATCTTTATGCTTAATAGATAACTGGTGATGCTAGAGCTGTCAAGAAGGCATTGTTTGCAGTATCAACCATCATCTACAAATGCCCATCAAAAGAGACCATTTCTCTGGAAACTTCTGTCCCTCCAAGCATTGTACATCCTTCAGAGCTTCCTGTCTATCCTGCTAGTAACTTCTACTCAGTGTCAGATGCAGCTATACCTTATGGAATGGACATCCAAATCTAGCTATCTTAGCAAAGGAAGTGGCATTCAAATCTACAGGTTTTTCTTCTTTAGCCTTTTCGCCCAGCGTTGTCATTATTGACACGTTTTTGCGATCCCTGTTTTTGAGATCCTCAATGACTACCACCAGAAAGGGAATGTGACCACCATTCTTATTTGAGAAAAGTGTCTCCACTATAGCACTAACGATCCTAGACAGCAGAGAAAGCTTGATTGGAGCTAAGAACTATTTCTAAAGGATCCCTTCCACTCTTGTGTGGAAAGATCTTTCTTCGTTCAGTCCAGTCTGATTTAAAACGTGTTGTCTACTATTATAGGGGCTGTCGTTAGGGTCACTCCTTCTTATGCCGGGAGATGGCAGTTATCTATATTTAGTAATAATAAAGAATATGGGTGTGATTGTCATCACAATGGAGCGATCGAGTAATCAGCCCTGTAGGTTCCTCTCTATTTAGATAGACCCCATCAACATGGCCATTCCCTTCTCCTGGTAGCAAAAACCCATTAGAGGTTTGATTCTCAAAAGAAAACAGACCAGAAACTCGAAACTATTCCTACTCGCCAGGTGGCTTTATCAATTGGAGTTTAAAAATAGGAAAAAAAGGGTGTCAAAAGTAGAAGTATCATATCTTCTTAAGGAGCCCAACTCTAGCTAGAGAATAAGAGGATTAGGTTTTGGCAGGATGCGAGGTGCCAACTTATTAAGCACGAGAGTCGTAAGATCCCGGTTATAGAAGAAGAGTAGGCCAATCCCAATCTTAGGCTGCAACAAACAAGGAAATTCCTGTCATCAAATCGGCCTGATCCCCAAAAGGAAATCGCAATCCAAAATCCCTATATACGATATACGATAGATTCCAGGCACCTTGCTACATGACACTTGTCTCGCATTGCATTACTGACTGCTTCTTCTTCTGATTTCTTTGCTTTGATGATGCCCTTGTCCCAAAGAGAGTTCTTCAGCTGAAGAGTACTttggcaccctagaacacatctcCCTCTGGATGAAGCCAACAGGTCTCAGACAAGAGTAGTATCTGTGGCTTCATCGAAAACTATCAGCcaaaatccaaataaaatgcatCATAGACCCAGCATCATCCTTCACTGGGAACTACAAAAGCAACATCCAACTTCAACCTGGCGGCCTCTGCACACAAAACCTCCGATATAtatgaaaataaaacctttttTTACAGTATGGGAATTTGGCCCAATAGTCCCTCCAATTTGAAGTGATCAAGCCACCACTGGTACCAGTAGGGAACAGGTACTACCACCTCCTCCAGCTCTAGCTGAGCTCTCCAGTTCTTCTCCATCAGTGAGTTGCAATGGGAGCATCTCAACATCCTCTGGTAGAATCTGTGCAATCCAAGCCTTCTGGGACATCATCCACCCGCAACTGCTTTCTCTCTTGCAGCTCTTTCATAGCAATGGCCTTTATGTTTGGAGGCTAACCCAGGCATCCATCACTCTCCTCCCAAAGAAAAAAGATGCCAACACCGTCGAGGATTTCAGGCCAATCAGTATCATCTCGAGATTCATGAAAATCGTTTCAAAGAAGAGGAACAAACATTGTCTTTAACAACACTCATCCACTTATTGACATTGACACGTATCAATCGGCGTTTATCAAGGGTCGCTCACTCATAGAAACTTTCTTGGCTGTGACAGAACCACTTATCTTTCGCCACAAACATAAGATCCCTATGGTCCTACTCAAGGTAGACTATCGCAAGTCATTTGACCGAGAAAGAGAAGAGTTGTGTCTTAAAGTAAAGACGAGGATGTGGAAATCCACACACACTTGTCTttcaggcccagcccaccagggattTCCAAATCGTTAGCGGCGGGTCTTTCTTCTTCTGGGCGAGCTGCGGAGCtactttttctttctttcattccATCTGTCTCTGTATGCTTGGGTGAATGCCATAAGCGGATTTATATGCCCCGGTTCCCAGGGTTAGGGTATTCCCTATGTTGAGCCTACTCAGATCAGAACAAAACTTTTGGATTCTCTTTCGCCTATCGGCCGGCTTTAAACAACCTTCACATTTCCTGCTGAGATCCCAAGTCTCCAAGTGGGCCCTCTTGGCCACCTAAGACCTTGGCTTTTTAGAGAATCCCGCTCCTGTGTCGTAGGACTTGTAGCTCGGCAGTCCACCGGGTAGGTTTGTTTATCCTTCCTTTTTCGAGTGTCTTCTTGGATAGTTATAGCGGCCCATAGGCGCAAGATGTACCTTGTGGAGGGCAACGGTCCCCTGGACATAGCATAGTCCTTTCAGGCAGTGGCCGTTTAGTCCATGGTCCGTTGGATGGTCGGTGCAAGGCCAGAAATTGGAACACATTGATTCCGCTCGTTCCTGTCCTTCGCTTCAGGGCCTGTCCCTCGGTGTGGTCAGTACTCCATACTGTCGGGCAGCAAAGCTTACACTTGTTCACTTATTATGACGGTTCACCAGGGCCTCTTTCCTCCTCCCTTTTCTGCTCACTCGTAGGGGTCCAGACCCCCACAAAGGGGGAGGGAGTCGACTGAACATCTCAGCCATTGGCGGGAATTTCGCCCGCATCCGATCCCCAATTCTTGTTCACCCCGGATGATCGTGTTGGGTAAATTGTGACCTCGTACGATCGTATCGGGTGAGCAACAGCCGCTTCGTCACAGTACTGACTTATGGGCTAACAGGTCACACTTTGGCCAAGTATCCTACAAAGAGACTCCCGAGAGCCAAAAGTATTAAAGGAATGGCCATAGGAATGGGCGCATCATGACATCGTAATCTGTCTCGCCCGAATGAATTAGTTGGTACTAGAAATGTTAGAAATAGTAAACGAAAGGAGTAATAAGAAGTGAAAAGGACAGAGACACTTCCCAACCAGAAAGCAAAGTTCCCACTGATGGTATACTTTGTGTAAGCGAGCTCTAAGATCACATCTTTAGAATAAAATCCTGTTAGAAAAGGAAATCCAATAAGAGATAAGCTGCCCATGAGCATCATGGCATAGGTCAAAGGAAAGGAGGAGGCAAGCCCCCCCATCTTCCGCATATCTTGCTCATCCGACATGGCATGAATCACCGAACCCGCACTCAGGAAGAGTAATGCTTTGAAAAACGCGTGATTCATTAAGTGAAAGACGCTAACCGAATAGTTAGAGATGCCGCAAGCAAAGATCATATAGCCTAATTGACTGCAAGTTGAATAAGCTATGACCCTCTTTAGATCGTTCTGTAATATTCCAGTGGTTGCCGCAAGGAATGACGTCATAGCTCCTGCAAAAGTAATAACAATCAAAGCCGTAGGTGAGTATTCAAATAAAGGGGAGCACCTTGCTATCATGAAAACGCCAGCAGTGACCATAGTAGCTGCATGAATCAAAGCAGATACTGGAGTGGGACCCTCCATTGCATCGGGTAACCAAGTATGCAATCCTATCTGTGCAGATTTCCCAACAGCACCAATAAAAAGTAGAATACAAATCAGAGTTATGGCATTCAATCTCATATTGCAAAAAATCCATTCATTTCTGGGAGCACTAGCACAAGCAAAAATGGTTGAAAAGTCTACTGTTTGAAAGAGAGTAAAACAACCAAAAATCCCAAGAGCTAATCCAAAATCACCTACTCGATTGACAAGCATAGCTTTTATAGCAGCTTTATCCGCCTGAAGTCGTGTAAACCAGAAATGAATTAACAAATATGAAGCAAGACCTACTCCCTCC
Above is a window of Triticum aestivum cultivar Chinese Spring chromosome 6B, IWGSC CS RefSeq v2.1, whole genome shotgun sequence DNA encoding:
- the LOC123138260 gene encoding NADH-ubiquinone oxidoreductase chain 5-like (The sequence of the model RefSeq protein was modified relative to this genomic sequence to represent the inferred CDS: added 28 bases not found in genome assembly); its protein translation is MFDVFLGGFLFDSLTVVMLIVVTFISSLVHLYSISYMSEDPHSPRFMCYLSIFTFFMLMLVTGDNFLQLFLGWEGVGLASYLLIHFWFTRLQADKAAIKAMLVNRVGDFGLALGIFGCFTLFQTVDFSTIFACASAPRNEWIFCNMRLNAITLICILLFIGAVGKSAQIGLHTWLPDAMEGPTPVSALIHAATMVTAGVFMIARCSPLFEYSPTALIVITFAGAMTSFLAATTGILQNDLKRVIAYSTCSQLGYMIFACGISNYSVSVFHLMNHAFFKALLFLSAGSVIHAMSDEQDMRKMGGLASSFPLTYAMMLMGSLSLIGFPFLTGFYSKDVILELAYTKYTISGNFAFWLGSVSVLFTSYYSFRLLFLTFLVPTNSFGRDRLRCHDAPIPMAIPLILLALGSLFVGYLAKV